The Sorangiineae bacterium MSr11954 DNA segment CCGCGGACGGCGTGCTCGTCTTCTTTTTGGTGCGCGGCAGCAGCAATCTTTTCCCCATCGTGGCCATTCAGCAAAGCAACGCGCGTTCCTACGCTCGAGCGCGCCTCTTTCGCGCCGCCGCGGCTTTTTTCGTCGGGGTTTCGTCGATCGCCGCGGATCGCCATGGATGCGTGTGGATCCGAATCGATCCGGTGAGCTAGGGTCCATGGCGATCATGCCCAGCACCGCCCCCGATCCCGCTCACCGCGCTGGCCCGTCTCGCACGATCCTCGGGCAGGTCCGGTCGCAGCCCACCGCGGTGGCCACCTTGGAGCGCGCGCTCGCCACGGGTCGCGTGCACCACGCGTATCTGTTCGATGGGCCCGACGGTGTCGGCAAGGAGCTGGCGGCGTTCGGGCTCGCGCAGGCGCTGGTGTGCGAGGTGCGCGGGAGCTCGCCCGCGGCGGGTGCGGCGCCCGAGGCGTGCGGCGAGTGCTCGGCGTGCAAGCGCACCTCGCCGCGCGAGGGGCACGCGCGCCCGCTGCACCCCGACGTGGTGGTGTTGGAGCGGGGCCTCTACGAGCCGGCCCAAATCGGCCGGCGCACCCCGGAGGCGCAGGAGCTATCCATCGACCAAGTGCGTACGTTGGTGCTGGCGCGGGCCGCCTTTCCGCCGCACGAGGGCCGCGCCAAGGTGTTCATCGTGCGCCGGGCCGATGAGCTGAGCATTTCGGCGACCAACGCGCTCCTCAAGACGTTGGAGGAGCCCGGAAAGGGGACGCACTTCATCCTTCTTTGCTCCCGCCCCGACACCTTGCTCCCCACGATCCGGTCGCGAACCTTGCGGGTGCGCTTTGCGCCGCTCCCCGATACCGTGGTGACCGAGCTCCTCGTCGCCCGTGGAACCGCGCAGGAGACCGCGGGCACCTTGGCGGCGTTGTCCGGTGGAAGCATGGCCACGGCGCTCGCCTTGGCGGATCCCGAGGAGAGCTCCAAGCGGCAGCAGTTCGTCGAAAAAGCCTTGGCGGCCGTGGAGTCGCCCGATCTGGGCACGGGGTTGGAGCTCGCCGAGGAGGCCAAGAAGAACAAAGACGTGCTGGAGATCTCCCTGCAAGCGCTGGCCATCCGCCTCGCAGAAGAAGCGCGCCGGACCGCCGCCAACGGCGATCGCCACGCCGACGTGGCCGCGGCGCGCTACCGTTTGGCGCTATCGGCGGCGCAGGAGCTCGATGCCAATGCGTCGCCTCAGCTCACCGTCGAATCGATGATCGTGCGCATGCGCAGCGTGTGAGACGCGCAGCGCGGCGCCGGAGAACCGTGCACCGCGCGTTCGCCATCGGCGCGGCGGGGGATCACCGCAAATAGGAGGCGCCGTTGAGATCGAGGATGGTGCCGCTGGCCCACTCCGCGGCAGGCGACGCGAGCCAGGCCACGGCGGCCGCCACCTCCTCCGGCTCCCCGGCGCGGTTGAAGGGGCTCTGCGCCCGAATGGCGACCCCGGCCGGGCCCTCGAGCAAGGAGCGGGTCAAGTCGGTGCGAACGAAGCCCGGCGCCACACCTGCGACCGAGATGCCATAGCGCGCGAGCGCCACCGCGAGCGACTGCGTGAACGCATGCTCGCCGGCCTTCGACGCGCCATAGGCCGGCGCATCGGGCTCACCGCGGTACGCTCCGCGCGAGCCCACCGTGATGATGCGCGCCCCACGGGGTCCCTCGGCGCGTTTGCGCACATGGTCGACGAAACACCATGTGACATTGGCGGTGCCCACCAGGTTCACCCCAATCATCCGCGCCCACGCGGCCTGCCACTCGGCGTAGGTCGTCTCATCGATGCGGTGATCGTCGTAAATGGCCGCGTTGTTGATTAAGACATCGAGCCCGCCGAGGGCCGACACCGCGGCGGAGACCATGGCCTCGACGGATCCGGGATCGGCGATGTCCGCGCTGACCACGGCGTGCCCGGTGCCGGAGAGATCGGCGACGACCCTCTTGGCCGCGGTGACATCGCTCCGGCAGTGCACCACCACGCGGTACCCTTCCCGCGCGAGCGTGGCGGCAACTGCAGCACCGATGCCCCTCGAACCACCTGTAACGAGTGCGCGACGTGCGCTCATGACGTTCGACCCCTTTCGGAAAAGTTAGGGGTACACCATCGCGCGGCCGCTCAGTCCCGTCCACCCGGAAGAACTTCGTACATGCCGAGACCGAGCACGCGCCCTTCCCACGCGAGCACCTTGCCCCCGGCGCCACCTGCACGACTGCCGCCGGCGCTCGCACTCGCATCACCGCGAAGAAGCACCACCAGTCGTCGATCGGTCGCAGACTTGTATTCTGCAAATAATACGTTCCCGCCCCCAGCCGGGGGCGAAGGCCCGAGCGGCTCGCCGGCGAGCGGCAACCTTCGGATCCGCTCGTAGCGTTCGCCCCGATGAAGCAGCGACGAGGGCGGCTCCTCGCTCGGCCCCCACTCCAGCGCACCGGACGCGCCGAGCCAGAGCAGCTCGCCGCTCGGCGCGCGGCGCGCGAGGATCACGCGATCCTCGCCGGCGTTGGGTGCCGCGAAGAGGATCAACGCCGGGGCCTCTTCGGAGAGGACGAGCGCGCTCTCGAGCCACGCCTCCTCGCCATCGTGCACCAGCACCACGTCCCCCAGACGGCATGGAAAGGCGGCGAAGGGATCGCTCGTGCGGTTCGCGTCCGTCACCTTCGCAGGATCGCGCGCGCCGCCCGTGCGCGACGAGGCGTGGGGCACATGGGGATCGGGCTCCGAATCGGGCTCGCCGTCCGCGTCGGAGGGCCTCTTCGCGGTGCGCGCGCGCGCCAACCACCCGCCGATGACCGCGCCGACGAGGAGCGCAGCCGCGACGATCCCGACATCGGCGACGCGCGGCATCCCGAACATGGCGCGCTCATCCCCGCGCGCCCAGGGCCGCGTGAAGCGCCGAGGCCTGCTCGAACAGCGTGCGGCCCTCGGCGAAGACGCCCGCGATGACGGCGGCGCAATCGGCCCATTGAGCTACCTCGGGGGCGCGCTCGAGGGTGATGCCGCCGATGGCCACCAGCGGAATGGAGGCTCTGCGCGCGAGCTCGGACGCGGCGCGAAGCCCATCGAGGCCGACCACGCGATCGGGGTTTTGCTTGCTGCTCGTGGGAAAGATGGGACCGTACGCCACATACGCCGGGCGCGCCTCGATGGCGCGCGCGAGCTGGTTCAAATCGTGGGTCGAAACGCCGATGGGCACGTGGGGGGCGATGCGGCGCGCGGCCTCGATGGGCGCATCTTCCTGACCGACGTGGACCATGTCGCAGCCGGCGAGCACCGCCAGGTCCGGGCGATCGTTGCACACCAGCGGAACCGCGGCCCGCTGGCACAAGGGCGCGAGCTCGCGAAGGAGCGCGAGCACGTCGCCGTCGGAGTCCTCCTTGGCGCGAAGCTGCAGCGCACATGGGCGCGCGCGCAGAACCTCCGCCGCGAAGTCGAGCGGCGCCATATGCCGCGCGCGCAAGGTCGTCGTATCCAAAATGGGGTAGAGGCCGCGCATCATGACCATCTCTTGATTGTAGTTTCGCGTTCGATCCGGCGCCCCTCGAACGACTCGATGGCGACGATGTCGCCGCGCACGAGGGAGCCCCAGCTGGCGTTGCCGTCGGAGAGCGCGCGATCGAGCCGGGCAGGCCGCGACAGCGTGCCCGTTTCGCTGCACAGAAAGATCTCCGACTTCCCCTTGGTGACGATGAGATCCGAGACCACCCGCAGGCGCGTGCCGCCAAAGCCCCGCGGCTCGAGCGCGCGCGCCAAGGTGGCGCCATCGTTTCGCAGAATGAGGTAGCTGTACGTCAGCCCCTCCCAGCGCAGCCCCGCGCCGCGGGCGACCTCCACCAGCCAAGCCGGAAGGTTCACGGGCAAATCCTCGTGGCACCAGTCGCCCGGGTTGGTCAGCATCGGGCACGCGCTCGTGTGCAAACACGGCGCAAACAACGTTGCCCCCGACCCCGGCGCCGAAATCAACGCGTCGCGCACGGCGTGCAGGTGCCGCGTGCGCGCGCGCAGCGCCGGCTCGACCACGACCAGCGAGCCGTCCGGCCGCACGCGTTTCAAGAGCGAGGCGATGAGATCCTTGTGCCGCACCACGCGCTCCGTGTCGGGCACGTCGCGATCCAGCTCGCTCAGGACCTGCCCCAAGATCACGAGATCGTGGCCGGTTCCCACATTGGCATCGACACCGCCGCGCACGCACCGCGCCGTGATGCGCACCTCCCCTTCCCCGGTGCGACGCTTGAAGATACGCGCCGCCAAGTCGAGGGCGGCGGGATCCTCGTCGACCAAGGTCGCCTCGAGTTGGCCCGATTGGCCGGCCCCCGCGAGGGCGCGCGCGACGCCCCAGGTCATGGCCCCCACCCCGGCGCCCACATCGAGCACGCGCAAGGGGCGGTCTTCGGGGATGCGAAGGAGGCCCGTCGCAAGCAGCTCCCGGACCGAGGCGGCCCCCTTTGGAATGTCCCGCGGAAACGAGAACAAAAGCCGCGCCCCCAGCGCCTCGGCGCTCCGGGCCCTGGCGGCGGGTGCTTCGCGGCCATCGTTGTAGGCGGAGGAGAGCGCGCGCACGCTCGCGGCGAGCTTCTTCACCTCGGACGAGGTGGGCCATTTTCGCTCGCGCGCGACGTCGTCGAGCAGAGAGCGCCACGTTTCGTCGAGCGGCGAGATCATCGTTCTGGCTCTCTTTACCACTCTGGCTGCTCCTCACGCAGCTCCTCATGCGATACGGTGCGCACACTCATGAGCCTGCGTCCGTTCGCCCAAAGCATTTCGTGCGCCCTTCTTTCGCTCGCCGTCGCCGGCACAACCGGGTGTGCGAGCGCCCCTCCGCCGGCCTCGCAGTTTCCCAGCGTGGAGGCCGCCGTAGAGCGCATGCACGCCACGACCTCGTCGTGCGTGGCCGTGCAGGCAAAGGCCAAGATCGATCACTTCGGCAAACAAGGCCGCCTCCGCGGCGATCTCCTCATGATGGTCGCCGTCCCTGCGCGCATCCGCATGGACATCGTGAGCCCCTTCGGCGTCACCGTCGCCACCTTGACCAGCGACGGCCGAAACTTCAGCCTGGCCGATCTCCGCGACAAGCGCTTCTACACCGGCCCTGCCAAGGCCTGCAACATCGCGCGCCTCACCACCGTGCCCGTCCCGGGCCCTGTCCTGGTCGATCTCTTGCGCGGCGAAGCGCCCATCCTCAAACACGGGCTCGCCGCAGGTCTTTCCGGCCCCAACACAGGCAGCCGCATCGCCTGGAGCGGCGACGGCTACTACGTGATCACCCTCACCGGCGCCAACGCCACCACCGAGGAAATCCACCTCGCACCGCGCCCCGACGATCTCGCCAAGCCCTGGACCGAGCAGCGCCTTCGCGTCCTCGAGGTCACCGTGCGTCAGCAGGGCCTCGTCCTTTACCGCGCGGAGCTCGAAGACCACGCGTCGACCCCCATGTCGACCGCCCGCGTCGACGAACAAGGCATCGATCCGCCCATTCCGCCGAGCGGCCCCGTATGCACCGCCGAGCTCCCGCGCCGCATCCACGTCGTGGTCCCGGGCCTCAAAGAAGACGTCATCTTCCGCTATGACGACGTGCTCTGGAACCCGCCGCTTCCTCGAGACATTTTTACGCAACCGCAGCCCGCGGGGCTCCAGCCGTT contains these protein-coding regions:
- a CDS encoding DNA polymerase III subunit delta', producing the protein MAIMPSTAPDPAHRAGPSRTILGQVRSQPTAVATLERALATGRVHHAYLFDGPDGVGKELAAFGLAQALVCEVRGSSPAAGAAPEACGECSACKRTSPREGHARPLHPDVVVLERGLYEPAQIGRRTPEAQELSIDQVRTLVLARAAFPPHEGRAKVFIVRRADELSISATNALLKTLEEPGKGTHFILLCSRPDTLLPTIRSRTLRVRFAPLPDTVVTELLVARGTAQETAGTLAALSGGSMATALALADPEESSKRQQFVEKALAAVESPDLGTGLELAEEAKKNKDVLEISLQALAIRLAEEARRTAANGDRHADVAAARYRLALSAAQELDANASPQLTVESMIVRMRSV
- a CDS encoding SDR family oxidoreductase encodes the protein MSARRALVTGGSRGIGAAVAATLAREGYRVVVHCRSDVTAAKRVVADLSGTGHAVVSADIADPGSVEAMVSAAVSALGGLDVLINNAAIYDDHRIDETTYAEWQAAWARMIGVNLVGTANVTWCFVDHVRKRAEGPRGARIITVGSRGAYRGEPDAPAYGASKAGEHAFTQSLAVALARYGISVAGVAPGFVRTDLTRSLLEGPAGVAIRAQSPFNRAGEPEEVAAAVAWLASPAAEWASGTILDLNGASYLR
- a CDS encoding thiamine phosphate synthase, with protein sequence MMRGLYPILDTTTLRARHMAPLDFAAEVLRARPCALQLRAKEDSDGDVLALLRELAPLCQRAAVPLVCNDRPDLAVLAGCDMVHVGQEDAPIEAARRIAPHVPIGVSTHDLNQLARAIEARPAYVAYGPIFPTSSKQNPDRVVGLDGLRAASELARRASIPLVAIGGITLERAPEVAQWADCAAVIAGVFAEGRTLFEQASALHAALGARG
- a CDS encoding small ribosomal subunit Rsm22 family protein, translated to MISPLDETWRSLLDDVARERKWPTSSEVKKLAASVRALSSAYNDGREAPAARARSAEALGARLLFSFPRDIPKGAASVRELLATGLLRIPEDRPLRVLDVGAGVGAMTWGVARALAGAGQSGQLEATLVDEDPAALDLAARIFKRRTGEGEVRITARCVRGGVDANVGTGHDLVILGQVLSELDRDVPDTERVVRHKDLIASLLKRVRPDGSLVVVEPALRARTRHLHAVRDALISAPGSGATLFAPCLHTSACPMLTNPGDWCHEDLPVNLPAWLVEVARGAGLRWEGLTYSYLILRNDGATLARALEPRGFGGTRLRVVSDLIVTKGKSEIFLCSETGTLSRPARLDRALSDGNASWGSLVRGDIVAIESFEGRRIERETTIKRWS